One Setaria italica strain Yugu1 chromosome I, Setaria_italica_v2.0, whole genome shotgun sequence DNA window includes the following coding sequences:
- the LOC101758981 gene encoding NAC domain-containing protein 48 yields MSSMSSSVPEILGLPPGVQFRPDDDELVEFYLLPRARGEPAPFPSVTIIDDDAAGITLPWDLLERHGRGGDDEAYFFVRGSADGEARKPGARQERGCGGGGKWVSQKRHVPDDKRVTAGEKVHWSMHNLNLHMGRGGSVGWVMHEYVLTDSSFPSVKICHVSFTGHGKNRKRMPGSAVDGQSESAPMMKRARVAATATAGGSSSSGSAGSTTTTADQDSGVGCTSGPAPQAAFTGEGISEWVPELCRDDLQGIPLAASAADAATEQLVPEHVMMPMVQESAGMAELEHQYLCGGDEGQQEFVAPMGITLDGFGGASGFGDMDAGAQPAFVNWGGVQFY; encoded by the coding sequence ATGTCATCCATGTCATCGTCGGTGCCGGAGATCCTTGGGCTCCCGCCGGGCGTCCAATTCcgccccgacgacgacgagctcgtCGAGTTCTACCTCCTCCCACGCGCCCGCGGCGAGCCGGCCCCGTTCCCCAGCGTCACCAtcatcgacgacgacgcggcgggcATCACGCTGCCCTGGGACCTCCTCGAgcgccacggccgcggcggtgacGATGAGGCCTACTTCTTCGTGCGCGGCAGCGCTGACGGCGAGGCGAGGAAGCCCGGTGCGCGCCAGGagcgcggctgcggcggcggcgggaagtgGGTGTCGCAGAAGCGCCATGTCCCCGACGACAAGCGCGTCACCGCCGGCGAGAAGGTACACTGGAGTATGCATAACCTCAACCTGCACAtgggccgcggcggcagcgtggGGTGGGTGATGCACGAGTACGTCCTCACCGACTCGTCCTTCCCGTCCGTCAAGATCTGCCACGTGTCCTTCACCGGGCACGGCAAGAACCGCAAGCGCATGCCGGGCAGCGCCGTCGACGGCCAGAGCGAATCCGCGCCGATGATGAAGCGTGCgcgcgtcgccgccaccgccaccgccggtggTTCGTCGAGTTCTGGTTCTGCtggatcgacgacgacgacggccgatCAAGACTCCGGCGTCGGGTGCACTTCAGGACCCGCGCCGCAGGCTGCTTTTACCGGCGAAGGCATCTCGGAGTGGGTTCCTGAACTTTGCCGCGATGACTTGCAGGGAATTCCTTTGGCAGCGTCGGCCGCCGATGCAGCAACAGAGCAGCTAGTGCCCGAGCACGTCATGATGCCGATGGTTCAGGAAAGCGCCGGCATGGCAGAGTTAGAGCACCAGTATCTGTGTGGAGGAGACGAGGGCCAACAGGAGTTCGTGGCACCGATGGGGATTACTCTCGATGGATTCGGTGGCGCGTCAGGCTTCGGCGACATGGACGCCGGAGCGCAACCGGCCTTCGTTAATTGGGGAGGCGTCCAGTTCTACTAG